The genomic DNA TCATCATATACTCTTCCATTGGGTAACTGAACAGTATCACGGCGAGCCTTCATCCAAGGACGGTCAATAAGTTGCTCTGAGGAAACGACACTCCATTTCATATCCTCATCACTGCGTTGCTTCATCTTATCCATTATTCCCTAAACTTTTGATTATACGAATACAAAGTTATTATCTTTCGTTTTAATGAACAAATAATACGCCTATTGTTTGCTCTTGTGTCACCGATAATAATCAGTAAGCCTGATACCACCTCACACTAAAACTACTATATAATTGAAAGAAAAAATATTATTTCTAATTTATTGACAAATATGTCATTTTAATTTTATATATTTGTAAACGAAATAATAAGGGTTTGCCGCAACCTAAAACACTTACTATCAGAGGTCTGCTCTGCGGCTGAGCTACCCTATGGAGGACATAACTATGAAACGTAAACCAAAGATGCACAATGAACATGAGTTTAATCTTGACAACATCTATCAGGAAGATGAGCGTCAACTTGATAATTTAGATGATTGCTCTTTCGATGTAACATACAATTGAAAATACTAAGGCTATAACAATACTGAGATAATTAAACTCATAAATCTCGCTGTTATAGCCTTAATAATTAATATCTTACGTTTTTATCCTTCAATATAGATTTGAAGGACAATAGAATATCGTATATAAAATTTCAGAATTCAAATAGATGACAAAGTGATATAACACTTCGCGTTAACATGACGTTCTATTTTGAATTCATGACATTATAAGGTCTTTTACAGAAAAAAACGTCGCAAAATGCTCTAATTATTGTTAATTAAGGAGAATTATCATCTATTACTATGTTACATAACATTAATTTTTAGTAACTTTGCAACTGATTATGCCGTTTCGGGCTCAGAACAAGTGCTGGAAAGATGCTCAGCCGCCCAACGGTACAAACCCGTTTACAATATAAAAATGTACGCAATTGTAGAAATTAACGGTCAGCAGTTCAAGGCTGAGGAGGGCAAGAAGCTCTTCGTAAACCACATCAAAGATGCGGAAGAAGGCAAGGCTGTTGAGTTTGACAAGGTTCTGTTGGTAGATAACAACGGAACAGTCACAGTAGGCGCACCAACTGTTGAGGGCGCAAAGGTAGTAGCTGAGGTTGTAGCTCCACTCGTAAAGGGCGACAAGGTAATCGTCTTCAAGATGAAACGTCGTAAGGACTACAGAAAGAAGAATGGTCATCGTACCCACTTCACTCAGGTAGAAATTAAATCAATTAACGCTTAACAAGGAGGACTTAAGAATGGCACATAAAAAAGGTGTAGGTAGTTCTAAGAACGGTCGCGAATCAGCTTCAAAGCGTTTAGGTGTTAAGATCTGGGGTGGCCAGAAGATTATCGCAGGTAACATCATCGTTCGCCAGCGCGGTAACAAGCATTTCCCAGGCGAGAATGTTGCACAGGGTAAGGACGACACATTGTATGCACTTGCAGACGGTGTTGTTTACTTCCACAAGGGCAAGTACAATAAGAGTACTGTTTCTGTCCTTTCTGAGGAAGTTTACGCTGCTAAAACTGTAAAGCAAGAAGCTTAAAGCGAAACAAACAATCAACTATTCCAAACAAACAACATAATCCCGGTCTCCCCCTTTGGAGTCGGGATTTATGCTTTTATAGCGTCTAACATAAATCCAGTATTATATATTCGAGGGTCAGTAGGAGAAAGGCTGGGAAATAGTTACACAAAAAACTTATTAGAGAACAGCCCTTCTAAACTTTGGAATAACAAGAGTTCCCAAAGAAGAAAGATATTATCACATAAAATACAAGAATCGTTTTATTTCAGTTTGCTGTCATTTTTAACATTTTAAGTATCTTACTGTTATATAACAAGTTAAACCTACACTACAAATGACGGGAATGACAGGAAATTCAGTTTATGGATTGTTTGGTAAAACGAAATCGGCTAAATGGAACAGATATTTTTCTGGTTTTTCCGCAATCAGGAGTGAAGAGATTAAGTCTCCCTATATAATTTGGCACACAGAAAAAAGGAGAGTAGAGGCATATTCGATTATCTTTTATCTATCCCTCTCTATTTTCAAAATCGACTGCATATGGGCTACCTCATCAGGATGTTCAGTAGCAACATTATTGGTTTCGTAAGGGCTAACTGTCATATCATAAAGCTGAGGAACAGGTAAGTTTCCTGTTTCAATCTTTGGCCCCCACTGAATCATCTTAGGACCGTTACTTGGTTCGATATAACGATATTGA from Prevotella melaninogenica includes the following:
- the rpmA gene encoding 50S ribosomal protein L27; amino-acid sequence: MAHKKGVGSSKNGRESASKRLGVKIWGGQKIIAGNIIVRQRGNKHFPGENVAQGKDDTLYALADGVVYFHKGKYNKSTVSVLSEEVYAAKTVKQEA
- the rplU gene encoding 50S ribosomal protein L21 — encoded protein: MYAIVEINGQQFKAEEGKKLFVNHIKDAEEGKAVEFDKVLLVDNNGTVTVGAPTVEGAKVVAEVVAPLVKGDKVIVFKMKRRKDYRKKNGHRTHFTQVEIKSINA